A section of the Falco biarmicus isolate bFalBia1 chromosome 3, bFalBia1.pri, whole genome shotgun sequence genome encodes:
- the LOC130146682 gene encoding microtubule-actin cross-linking factor 1, isoforms 6/7-like isoform X1: MDGAEAGSARAAAGPAALAGCGGEEVAHPAGAWPCPAGRDLRRGPGACAHAMGNSVSRPSCLGEKSRRSEELLREPQLRDLGLDVGQPPTRSIAEAWLGPPEKPLVPVENGWSPVPSASWSRPGSPVLKRSQSEMAVQNGSTACIPLKGQVGGAAWTPPRASAPRSTWSWKPVTTREVTEVTEVTETIVTEIVEVTEYPAGEKGGEPLVTRTVTVLTERAGELAAGSRAGHTDAVEVSLRAVPVLEELTGTERAQDTLECLLAWVADMEELVSNQKPPSAEVKVAKAQLEEQKLLKRLLEERRPRVELFLQDRPGPPAHGSDTAVPEENGSLSGLGEKWGKLMQEAEARYGHLERILPAAQGFQEAVDSFQEWLGTTERQLAQLWHANGCVSRVQDAHRQTQVLCEEIRERLGELDGALESGQRVLEMVTGEEAQLAQEKMESLRMRYLIVGQSSADTMHRLGQTLEASSRLGTAQEDLALWLGRMEKELGSWDSQHGGQEPPVSTSDKEKFEQILDSQLARLAGLGERLEEIGRVQLDAQALHSQLSDQKLLSAEILHHRGLVERLLGISNLLLQSCPEPLRQHLQPSVQALRERMEQLFLRSGACAVQLEHAQSLLAQFSEAHEELLPWLEETQVIGVQISPNAISYEAFKEQQALLQCLREAIAEHRPLMGKLQRVSAQLVELSPEQGAPFQQRWQEAEEQYGCIRERVCQAAALLEDALPRYSQLTERMDLLLECLERLQSRLQSQPSIRGDAAHLREQIRENSLALGELEKLGVALETIQAQGSELLASMQAANSDAAARGIQERTAQLLSQWGCLRGRCQEQERWLRELLALADRFWHGLSELALTLSDTQQLVLGLEEAGGEPEIIRTQLRTMQALREEIDSLQGELDTLGSLGVELMSSCGDPDKPDVTKSLDDLYSSWHSLNKVWTERYARLEEQLQTSVSYQETMQRLFEWLDTAELRMAEEFLVGGDLDLVQQQLAELKEFKRELYQCKVDVESLRHQTSLGGAGQGDPPALLSDFRQRWDHLEEEIVSRQHQLEAALLGLGQFQHQLEELLQWLSRTAEQLQGPTLLRLDLQSCEIELAKHKVLRNDVMSHAHTVQSVNEAGQGLLLSSLGESVEGLQRSLQQLNQRWDLVQSETESRQLELENNLSQVQDITLEITELLQWLEQVELQLFFSKPAWGHPDTTKEKLTAHLELCKEMESKQEAYSGVRERLQRLLASYRAGRPCSTEHSLRILEQKWESVHAEAQERKERLSEGLTVTTEFHGTMQDLLRWVAHTEELLSSPAPPSFVLDTVTAQIQEHKALVKEANAHGEKLSGLEAVASRLKDFSRKQDGAVIQNLVLTARERLGKVLQRMSERGAALEEARKRTKQFSESRRLLLDWMDEVEQSLEVPQDTATSQEEIKCQLAEHKAFQKVLRSKRPVYEATLRSGRALRERARLPEDLQPLEELLGELKERWDALCSRAVERQHKLEENLLFSGKFTDALQALMDWLYRAEPQLSEDVPVGGDRDLVSDLMDKHKVFQKELGKRASCIKMLKRSVRDLTRGSSSVDSQWLQKQMEELSTRWDLVCKLSVSKQARLEAALRQAEEFHTLVHSFLGRLSESEKTLKYGVFPEEELAVQECQNQLQELMKSLQCQQLELECITSLGEEILSTCHPDSVITIKSWVTVAKSRFQEVLSWAQQQGERLQVQTASLAAEREEMAQLIDWITAAEEALSLRDQEPLPEEAEQLEELNAQHTVFMEELNRKQPDVEKVTKSCKRKLATELGPPAARRLATRRRSTGKAQGTPVVPLGGLEPQTPLMAQLLHRWQQLWLLALDRQYRLETALQHLRELEEFAHFDFGVWRKRYMQWISQMKSRVLDVFRGIDRDQDGRISQREFIESVLSSKFPTNVLEMNAVASIFDMNGDGFIDYYEFVSALHPNRDPLRRIADADQIQDEVNRQVAQCNCAKRFQVEQISANRYRFGESQQLRMVRILRSTLMVRVGGGWIALDEFLVKNDPCRVKGRTNLKINEKYLSPDAFGAAAAKCAGNQSAPSSKVLSPSRSNSSLSLYSSASAPSSPLARKSVLRRTRSGDRCPRSRGSLLPDGGELQFTAAEESLAVAPPEPPEGSPPERCSPCR; encoded by the exons GCCGGGATTTGAGGCGGGGGCCCGGCGCCTGTGCCCATGCCATGGGGAACTCGGTGAGCCGGCCCAGCTGCCTGGGCGAGAAGAGCCGGCGGTCAGAGGAGCTCCTCCGGGAGCCGCAGCTCCGGGACCTGGGGCTGGACGTGGGGCAGCCGCCCACCAGGAGCATCGCAGAGGCTTGGCTGGGGCCACCGGAGAAGCCACTGGTGCCAGTGGAGAACGGCTGGAGCCCGGTGCCCAGCGCCAGCTGGAGCCGGCCGGGCAGCCCCGTGCTGAAGCGCAGCCAGTCAGAGATGGCGGTGCAGAACGGGAGCACGGCCTGCATCCCGCTGAAGGGGCAGGTGGGGGGTGCAGCCTGGACCCCACCCCGGGCCAGTGCCCCCCGGAGCACCTGGTCCTGGAAACCTGTCACCACCCGGGAAGTGACGGAGGTGACGGAGGTGACTGAGACCATCGTGACAGAGATTGTGGAGGTGACCGAGTACCCGGCTGGCGAGAAGGGTGGGGAGCCCCTGGTCACCCGGACCGTCACCGTGCTGACGGAGCGTGCGGGGGAGCTCGCGGCTGGCAGCCGCGCTGGACACACGGATGCCGTAGAG GTGTCCCTGCGGGCCGTCCCAGTCCTGGAGGAGTTGACGGGCACAGAGCGAGCCCAGGACACACTGGAGTGCCTGCTGGCCTGGGTGGCGGACATGGAGGAGCTGGTTAGCAACCAGAAGCCACCCTCAGCAGAAGTGAAGGTGGCGAAGGcccagctggaggagcagaag CTCCTGAAGCGGCTGCTGGAGGAGCGGAGGCCACGGGTGGAGCTCTTCCTGCAGGACAGACCTGGGCCACCAGCGCACGGCTCTGACACGGCGGTGCCTGAGGAGAATGGCAGCCTCTCTGGCCTTGGGGAGAAGTGGGGCAAGCTGATGCAGGAGGCTGAAGCCAG GTACGGCCACCTGGAGCGGATCCTGCCGGCAGCACAGGGCTTCCAGGAGGCTGTGGACTCCTTCCAGGAGTGGCTTGGCACCACGGAGCGGCAGCTGGCTCAGCTTTGGCATGCCAATGGCTGCGTCAGCCGTGTGCAGGACGCCCACCGGCAAACCCAG GTCCTCTGCGAGGAGATTCGTGAACGGCTGGGAGAGCTGGATGGTGCCCTGGAGAGCGGGCAGCGGGTCCTGGAGATGGTGACAG GGGAGGAGGCCCAGCTGGCACAGGAGAAGATGGAGTCCTTGAGGATGCGGTATCTCATTGTGGGCCAGAGCAGTGCTGACACCATGCACCGGCTGGGGCAGACCCTGGAGGCCTCATCCCGTTTGGGCACTGCCCAGGAGGACCTGGCACTTTGGCTGGGCCGCATGGAGAAGGAGCTGGGCTCCTGGGACAGCCAGCACGGTGGCCAGGAGCCCCCGGTCAGCACGAGCGACAAGGAGAAG TTCGAGCAGATCCTTGACTCCCAGCTTGCGCGCTTGGCTGGGCTCGGCGAGCGGCTGGAGGAGATCGGGCGGGTGCAGCTGGATGCCCAGGCCCTCCACTCGCAGCTCTCTGATCAGAAG ctgctctctgctgagATCCTGCACCACCGGGGACTGGTGGAGCGTCTGCTCGGGATCTCAAACCTGCTGCTCCAGTCCTGCCCCGAGCCCCTGCGGCAGCACCTCCag CCCTCGGTGCAGGCGCTGCGGGAGCGCATGGAACAGCTTTTCCTGCGCAGTGGAGCCTGCGCCGTGCAGCTGGAGCACGCCCAGTCCCTGCTTGCCCAGTTCTCTGAGGCCCACGAGGAGCTGTTGCCCTGGCTGGAGGAGACACAGGTCATCGGGGTGCAGATTTCCCCCAACGCCATCAGCTATGAGGCCTTCAAGGAacagcaggcactgctgcag TGCCTTCGGGAGGCCATTGCTGAGCACCGGCCCCTGATGGGGAAGCTGCAGCGTGTCTCAGCACAGCTGGTGGAGCTGAGCCCGGAGCAGGGCGCCCCATTCCAGCagcgctggcaggaggcagaggagcagtACGGCTGCATCCGTGAGCGCGtgtgccaggcagctgccctgctggagGATGCCCTGCCACGTTACAGCCAG CTGACTGAGCgcatggacctgctgctggagTGCCTGGAGCGGCTGCAGAGCCgcctgcagagccagccctCCATCCGTGGTGATGCAGCCCACCTTCGGGAGCAGATCCGTGAGAACAGCCTGGCCCTGGGCGAGCTGGAGAAGCTGGGGGTGGCCCTAGAGACCATCCAGGCGCAGGGCAGCGAGCTGCTAGCCAGCATGCAGGCAGCAAACTCCgatgctgctgccagag GGATCCAGGAGCGGACGGCGCAGTTGCTGTCCCAGTGGGGCTGCCTGCGGGGCCgctgccaggagcaggagcGCTGGCTGCGGGAGCTGCTGGCGCTGGCCGACCGATTCTGGCATGGTCTCTCCGAGCTGGCCCTGACTCTGAGTGACacccagcagctggtgctggggctggaggaggccGGTGGTGAGCCTGAGATCATCCGCACACAGCTCCGCACCATGCAG GCACTGCGGGAGGAGATCGACTCGCTGCAGGGTGAGCTGGACacgctgggcagcctgggcgTGGAGCTGATGTCCTCTTGTGGGGACCCCGACAAGCCCGATGTCACAAAGAGCCTGGACGAT CTCTACTCCTCCTGGCACAGCCTGAACAAGGTGTGGACGGAGCGGTATGCCCGCCTCGAGGAGCAGCTCCAGACCTCTGTCAGCTACCAGGAGACCATGCag CGGCTCTTTGAGTGGCTGGACACAGCTGAGCTGCGCATGGCGGAGGAGTTCCTTGTCGGCGGGGACCTGGacctggtgcagcagcagctggcggAGCTGAag GAGTTCAAGAGGGAGCTCTACCAGTGCAAGGTTGACGTGGAGAGCCTGCGGCACCAGACCAGCCTGGGGGGCGCAGGGCAGGGGGACCCCCCGGCTCTGCTCAGTGACTTCCGCCAGCGCTGGGACCACCTGGAGGAGGAGATCGTCAGCCGCCAG CACCAGCTGGAGGCGGCTCTGCTGGGCCTGGGGCAGTTCCAGCaccagctggaggagctgctgcagtggctgtcCCGCACcgctgagcagctgcagggcccgACACTGCTACGCCTCgacctgcagagctgtgagaTTGAGCTGGCCAAGCACAAG GTGCTGCGGAACGATGTGATGTCCCATGCTCACACAGTGCAGTCTGTCAATGAGGCTGGGCAGGgcttgctgctctccagcctgggGGAGAGCGTGGAGGGGCTCCAgcgcagcctgcagcagctcaaCCAGCGCTGGGACCTGGTGCAGAGCGAGACCGAGAGCcgccagctggagctggagaacAACCTCAGCCAG GTGCAGGACATCACGCTGGAGATCACggagctgctgcagtggctggagcaggtggagctgcagctcttcttCTCCAAGCCGGCATGGGGCCACCCGGACACCACCAAAGAGAAGCTCACCGCACACCTG GAGCTATGCAAGGAGATGGAGTCCAAGCAGGAGGCATACAGTGGCGTGCGGGAGCGGCTGCAGCGGCTTCTGGCCTCCTATCGCGCCGGCCGGCCCTGCAGCACCGAGCACAGCCTCCGCATCCTGGAGCAGAAGTGGGAGAGCGTTCATGCCGAGGCCCAGGAGAGGAAg gagcGCCTGTCCGAGGGGCTGACGGTCACCACTGAGTTCCACGGCACCATGCAGGACCTGCTGCGCTGGGTGGCTCACACGGAGGAGCTCCTCAGCTCCCCTGCACCACCCAGTTTCGTCCTGGACACTGTCACCGCGCAGATCCAGGAGCACAAG GCCCTGGTGAAGGAGGCGAATGCCCACGGGGAAAAGCTCAGTGGCCTGGAGGCTGTTGCATCTCGCTTGAAGGACTTCAGCAGGAAGCAGGATGGTGCCGTCATCCAGAACCTGGTGCTGACGGCCAGGGAGCggctggggaaggtgctgcaGCGAATGTCGGAGCGAGGGGCGGCACTGGAGGAGGCCCGCAAGCGCACCAAGCAG TTCAGCGAGTCCCGGCGGCTGCTCCTGGACTGGATGGACGAGGTGGAGCAGAGCTTGGAGGTGCCGCAGGACACTGCCACAAGCCAGGAGGAGATCAAGTGCCAGCTGGCTGAGCACAAG GCTTTCCAGAAGGTGCTGCGCTCAAAGCGGCCGGTGTATGAAGCCACGCTGCGGAGTGGGCGAGCGCTGCGGGAGAGAGCCCGTCTCCCTGAGGACCTGCAGCcgctggaggagctgctgggggaaCTGAAGGAGCGCTGGGATGCGCTGTGCAGCCGGGCTGTGGAGAG GCAGCACAAGCTGGAGGAGAACCTGCTCTTCTCGGGCAAGTTCACAGATGCGCTGCAGGCTCTCATGGACTGGCTGTACCGGGCCGAGCCGCAGCTCAGCGAGGATGTGCCTGTCGGAGGGGACCGGGACCTGGTCAGTGACCTGATGGACAAGCACAAG GTCTTCCAGAAGGAGCTGGGCAAGCGAGCCAGCTGCATCAAGATGCTGAAGCGCTCGGTGCGGGACCTGACCCGTGGCAGTAGCAGCGTCGATTCCCagtggctgcagaagcagatggAGGAGCTGAGCACCCGATGGGACCTGGTCTGCAAGCTCTCCGTCTCCAAGCAGGCTCGGCTGGAGGCCGCACTCCGGCAG GCAGAGGAGTTTCACACCCTGGTGCACTCCTTCCTGGGTCGCCTCTCCGAGTCAGAGAAAACCCTCAAATATGGTGTCTTCCCCGAGGAGGAACTGGCTGTACAGGAGTGccagaaccagctgcag GAGCTGATGAAGTccctgcagtgccagcagctggagctggagtgCATCACCTCACTGGGGGAGGAGATCCTTTCCACCTGCCATCCGGACTCTGTCATCACCATCAAGTCCTGGGTCACGGTCGCCAAGAGCCGCTTCCAGGAG GTGCTGAGCTGGGCCCAGCAGCAGGGCGAGCGGCTGCAGGTGCAGACGGCCAGCCTCGCGGCCGAGCGGGAGGAGATGGCCCAGCTCATTGACTGGATCACAGCCGCCGAGGAGGCGCTCAGCCTGCGGGACCAGGAGCCGCTGCCGGAGGAggctgagcagctggaggagctcaaTGCCCAGCACACG GTCTTCATGGAGGAGCTGAACCGTAAGCAGCCTGACGTGGAGAAGGTCACCAAGAGCTGCAAGCGGAAGCTGGCCACGGAGCTGGGCCCGCCAGCTGCACGCCGGCTGGCCACAC GGCGCCGCAGCACAGGGAAGGCACAGGGCACACCGGTGGTGCCGCTCGGGGGGCTAGAGCCCCAGACACCCCTCATGGCCCAGCTCCTGCAccgctggcagcagctctggcttctGGCCCTGGACCGGCAGTACCGGTTGGagacagccctgcagcacctgcGAGAG CTGGAGGAGTTTGCTCACTTTGACTTTGGGGTCTGGAGAAAGCGTTACATGCAGTGGATCAGCCAAATGAAGTCCCGTGTCCTGGATGTTTTCCGAGGCATCGACAGGGACCAGGATGGGCGCATCAGCCAGCGAGAGTTCATCGAGAGCGTCCTCTCCTCCA AGTTCCCCACCAATGTCTTGGAGATGAATGCTGTGGCGAGCATCTTCGACATGAATGGTGACGGCTTCATCGACTATTATGAGTTTGTCAGCGCCCTGCACCCCAACCGGGACCCACTGCGCCGGATCGCTGACGCTGACCAGATCCAGGATGAG GTGAACAGGCAAGTGGCCCAGTGCAACTGTGCTAAGCGCTTCCAGGTGGAGCAGATCAGCGCCAACAGGTACCGG TTTGGGGAGTCCCAGCAGCTGCGGATGGTGCGGATCCTGCGCAGCACCCTGATGGTGCGAGTCGGTGGGGGCTGGATTGCACTGGATGAGTTCCTGGTGAAGAACGACCCCTGCAGAG TGAAGGGAAGAACCAACCTGAAGATCAACGAGAAGTACCTGTCCCCAGACGCCTTCGGGGCCGCTGCAGCTAAGTGTGCGGGGAACCAGTCGGCCCCTTCCTCCAAAGTGCTGTCCCCTAGCCGCTCCAACTCCAGCCTCAGCCTCTACAGCAGTGCCTcggcccccagcagccccctggcCAGGAAG tcGGTGCTGCGGAGGACGCGCTCCGGAGATCGGTGCCCCCGCTCCCGTGGCTCCCTGCTGCCTGACGGAGGTGAGCTGCAGTTCACCGCAGCCGAGGAGAGCCTGGCTGTGGCACCCCCAG